In Thermotomaculum hydrothermale, a single genomic region encodes these proteins:
- a CDS encoding acetyl-CoA C-acetyltransferase — MGKPVIVGAVRTPIGRFMGGLSSLRAPELGSIVIKEAVKRTGINVEEIDEVVMGNVVQAGIGQNPARQAAIFAGLPVKIPSLTVNKVCGSGLRAIMLAAQTIKAGDTKLSIAGGMESMSNCPYLLDKARIGYRLGNGVLIDSMVHDGLWDIYNDYHMGITAELVAEKYGITREQQDEYAYNSQMKAVNAIKSGAFKDEIVPVEVPQRKGDPVVIDTDEGPRADTTMEKLAKLRPAFKKDGTVTAGNASTINDGAAVCVVADEDYAKENNLPIRARIVDYAVSGLEPQWVMLTPIPAIKMLWEKTGWKNEDVDLYEINEAFAVQLVAVIDELKLDPAKVNVNGGAVALGHPIGASGARLMVTMLNALEKRNLKRGIVALCLGGGNAVAMAIERV; from the coding sequence ATGGGAAAACCGGTAATTGTTGGAGCAGTAAGAACTCCTATTGGAAGATTTATGGGAGGATTGTCATCTTTAAGAGCGCCTGAATTAGGCTCTATTGTGATAAAAGAGGCTGTAAAAAGAACTGGTATTAATGTGGAAGAGATAGATGAAGTTGTAATGGGGAATGTTGTTCAGGCAGGAATTGGACAAAACCCTGCAAGGCAGGCTGCAATTTTTGCAGGCTTACCTGTTAAAATCCCTTCACTAACAGTTAACAAGGTTTGCGGTTCAGGGTTAAGGGCAATTATGCTTGCTGCCCAAACAATAAAGGCCGGGGATACAAAACTTTCCATAGCAGGCGGTATGGAGAGTATGTCAAATTGTCCCTACCTTCTTGATAAAGCAAGAATAGGGTACAGGCTTGGCAACGGTGTTTTAATTGACTCAATGGTACACGATGGTTTATGGGATATATACAACGATTACCATATGGGAATTACTGCTGAACTTGTTGCTGAAAAATATGGAATTACAAGAGAGCAACAGGATGAATACGCATATAATTCCCAGATGAAGGCTGTAAATGCAATTAAGAGTGGTGCTTTCAAAGATGAAATTGTCCCGGTTGAAGTGCCGCAGAGAAAGGGAGACCCTGTTGTGATTGATACTGATGAAGGACCAAGGGCAGACACAACGATGGAAAAATTGGCAAAACTAAGACCTGCATTCAAAAAAGACGGAACTGTAACCGCTGGAAACGCATCAACAATTAACGATGGTGCAGCTGTTTGCGTAGTTGCAGATGAGGATTATGCCAAAGAGAATAACCTTCCAATCAGAGCAAGGATAGTTGACTATGCTGTTTCAGGGTTGGAGCCTCAATGGGTAATGCTTACCCCAATCCCTGCCATAAAGATGCTCTGGGAAAAAACTGGATGGAAAAATGAAGATGTGGACCTTTATGAAATAAACGAAGCCTTTGCTGTTCAGCTTGTTGCAGTTATTGACGAATTAAAGCTTGACCCTGCAAAGGTAAATGTTAACGGCGGTGCAGTTGCATTGGGACATCCTATTGGGGCATCAGGAGCAAGGCTTATGGTAACCATGTTAAATGCCCTTGAAAAAAGAAACTTAAAGAGAGGGATTGTGGCTCTCTGCCTTGGTGGTGGAAATGCAGTTGCAATGGCAATTGAGAGGGTATAA
- a CDS encoding DsrE/DsrF/TusD sulfur relay family protein translates to MKVLIIVNDAPYGTEKAYNAFRMAMTLQREHNVDVKIFLLADGVFCGLPGQKTPEGYYNIEKMVKAVINKGGEIKACGSCMDARGIAHLQLIEGVKRSNMKEFSTWVVECDKVLEF, encoded by the coding sequence ATGAAAGTGTTGATAATAGTCAATGATGCACCATATGGAACAGAAAAGGCTTACAACGCATTTAGAATGGCCATGACTTTACAGAGGGAGCACAATGTTGATGTGAAAATTTTTCTCCTTGCAGATGGGGTATTCTGTGGTTTACCAGGGCAAAAAACCCCTGAGGGTTATTACAATATTGAAAAAATGGTTAAAGCGGTTATTAACAAAGGGGGAGAAATTAAGGCTTGCGGAAGCTGTATGGATGCAAGGGGCATTGCCCATCTTCAACTAATTGAAGGGGTAAAGAGGAGCAATATGAAAGAGTTTTCCACCTGGGTTGTTGAATGCGACAAAGTGCTTGAATTTTAA